Proteins encoded together in one Quercus lobata isolate SW786 chromosome 3, ValleyOak3.0 Primary Assembly, whole genome shotgun sequence window:
- the LOC115980395 gene encoding uncharacterized protein LOC115980395, protein MDTYKIEIHGETVKASVVDDLAMVGIKIDELEPWLQALESRIVGLDIKLDNAKFVLVLCVGTCCLIIRSHIAEVPPEALRVLMANNTICFLSTKMVDMNLFSLRLRCSTVVQLGYFASKCLKKAHIKDYGLAELACDVGMDMKESIISECLDWSAEFFTLEQIKYAVHDAYTTYVIGKKLLNML, encoded by the coding sequence ATGGATacatataaaattgaaatacaTGGTGAAACGGTTAAGGCAAGTGTGGTCGATGATCTTGCTATGGTTGGTATTAAGATAGATGAGTTGGAGCCTTGGTTACAAGCTTTAGAAAGTCGTATTGTAGGacttgatattaagcttgacaATGCCAAGTTCGTGTTGGTTCTTTGTGTTGGGACTTGTTGCCTAATCATTCGCTCACACATAGCAGAAGTTCCTCCTGAGGCTCTCAGGGTGCTTATGGCTAATAATACTATTTGCTTTCTGAGTACCAAAATGGTTGACATGAACTTATTCAGTTTAAGATTAAGATGTAGTACAGTTGTTCAACTTGGGTATTTTGCTTCCAAGTGTCTGAAGAAAGCCCACATAAAAGATTATGGACTAGCAGAGTTGGCATGTGACGTTGGAATGGATATGAAGGAATCAATTATTAGTGAATGCCTTGACTGGAGTGCTGAATTTTTCACACTAGAACAGATCAAGTATGCAGTGCACGATGCTTATACAACTTATGTCATTGGGAAAAAGCTGTTGAATATGCTCTAG